CTGACGCATGAGCCGGCGCTCGGTCGGGTCCCACGCGTCACGTCGATGCATGGTCCCGAGGGTGTCGAACATGATCAAATCGCCGACCTCCCAATCATGGCCGTAGATCCGATCAGGCTGGGTGGCGTGCAAATGCAGCTGCTTGAGCAGGGCACTGCTTTGAGCCCGCTCCATTCCTACGATTCGACGGGTGATGCCCCGTGACACATACAGGATCTCGTCGCCGGTGTCGGGATGGCGCACCACCACTGGATGCTCGGCCTCAGGGATGTCGGGACGGTCAATGCCCGCTGCCTCATCGCGCTCGATCTTGGCCGCAAAATCTTTGTCGGGTTCAGTCATGTAGTCGGCAATACTGTGCGTGGCCCGCAAACCGCTGAGGCGAGCCCGCAATCCTGGGTCGAGGGTTGCGTAGGCGTCGTACATGTCTGTGAAGTACGTCCGGGGTGGTTCAGCCGGAAGCTCCACCGCGTTGAGAAAACTTGTCTTCGCGGGTGTTGCCACATAGGAATAGTCGGCGTGCCACTCAAGGTTGGTGGCGCCCTCCACTCCCAAACGGTC
This is a stretch of genomic DNA from Longimicrobiales bacterium. It encodes these proteins:
- a CDS encoding TauD/TfdA family dioxygenase, whose translation is MSLDIVPLSEAPLGALVSGWEPAEPLTDASKRSITEALHRHRLLVFRGQPQPTDEDLVRFVESFGDPIRGSEWFRNAGALPEILPVTNIRGKDGDRLGVEGATNLEWHADYSYVATPAKTSFLNAVELPAEPPRTYFTDMYDAYATLDPGLRARLSGLRATHSIADYMTEPDKDFAAKIERDEAAGIDRPDIPEAEHPVVVRHPDTGDEILYVSRGITRRIVGMERAQSSALLKQLHLHATQPDRIYGHDWEVGDLIMFDTLGTMHRRDAWDPTERRLMRQLSTACVI